One region of Halomicrobium sp. LC1Hm genomic DNA includes:
- a CDS encoding DUF5805 domain-containing protein — MARDGDVDTSRARIQSYVPTYQKQEWQAHADELDMSLSEFVRSMVQAGRRGFTVDSVEDGSSTVEKSGEGEQSDADPQGQRLEDRVLSTLADGDSYEWDELVAAVTDDIEAQLDETLQELQARDEIRYSGREGGYVKK; from the coding sequence ATGGCACGTGACGGCGACGTCGACACCTCCCGAGCGAGGATTCAGTCCTACGTTCCGACCTACCAGAAACAGGAGTGGCAGGCACACGCCGACGAACTCGACATGAGCCTCAGCGAGTTCGTCAGATCGATGGTACAGGCCGGGAGGCGTGGTTTTACCGTCGACTCGGTCGAAGACGGGTCGTCGACAGTGGAGAAATCCGGTGAAGGGGAACAATCGGACGCTGACCCCCAGGGTCAGCGTCTGGAAGACCGGGTTCTCTCGACCCTCGCCGACGGCGACAGCTACGAGTGGGACGAACTGGTCGCCGCAGTGACCGACGACATCGAAGCGCAACTTGACGAGACGCTACAGGAACTGCAAGCGCGCGACGAGATCAGATACAGCGGGCGCGAAGGAGGGTACGTCAAGAAATGA
- a CDS encoding tyrosine-type recombinase/integrase — protein MSADTDAVDASEDPVGYFLDDMTYHGKTDRTREYYERVLREFESFLDSGARPVGLAEATHRDCMAYVHGLRDEQSDSTVATYASYLHRFYAYMNQVGTFEENPMALVMEEMDETIDTDPQRREIPIPAMRSFVQDIDHPMERAVVVTLLKTGMRAGELCNLDVRDLHLSECTVTAGTAIRPQLEERPDSLFVSAEPARGAVVNGEERTASNKRKRDTTIPVDAELGDVLERWLAVRPDPRSTAEPLFTSTSGDWGKRLTPDMVHHVVERHARDRGWYQDGGDAAQNVTPHYFRHFFTTHLRDRTGDRGIVKYLRGDVAQDVIDTYTHEWGDRVRTVYDEHVYDIC, from the coding sequence ATGAGCGCCGACACCGACGCCGTCGACGCGAGCGAGGACCCCGTGGGCTACTTCCTGGACGATATGACCTACCACGGGAAGACGGATCGGACGCGGGAGTACTACGAGCGCGTGCTCCGGGAGTTCGAGTCCTTCCTCGACAGCGGAGCCCGGCCGGTAGGACTGGCCGAAGCGACCCACCGAGACTGTATGGCGTACGTCCACGGGCTCAGAGACGAGCAGAGCGACTCGACCGTCGCGACGTACGCCTCCTACTTGCATCGGTTCTACGCGTACATGAACCAGGTCGGAACCTTCGAGGAGAACCCGATGGCGCTGGTGATGGAGGAGATGGACGAGACGATCGACACCGACCCCCAGCGCCGAGAGATCCCGATCCCGGCGATGCGGTCGTTCGTCCAGGACATCGACCACCCCATGGAGCGAGCGGTCGTCGTCACCCTGTTGAAGACCGGGATGCGTGCGGGCGAACTGTGCAACCTCGACGTTCGTGACCTGCATCTGTCCGAGTGTACGGTCACGGCGGGGACTGCGATTCGACCACAACTCGAAGAGCGCCCCGACTCGCTGTTCGTCTCGGCCGAGCCGGCGCGTGGCGCGGTCGTCAACGGCGAAGAGCGGACGGCCTCGAACAAGCGAAAGCGGGACACGACGATCCCCGTCGACGCGGAGTTGGGCGACGTACTCGAACGATGGTTGGCCGTCCGCCCGGATCCGAGATCGACCGCAGAGCCGCTGTTCACGTCGACGAGCGGAGACTGGGGGAAGCGACTCACGCCGGATATGGTCCACCACGTCGTCGAACGCCACGCACGCGACCGCGGCTGGTACCAGGACGGCGGCGACGCGGCCCAGAACGTGACGCCTCACTACTTCAGACACTTCTTCACGACACACCTCCGCGATCGAACGGGTGATCGGGGAATCGTGAAGTACCTGCGCGGCGACGTAGCCCAGGACGTGATCGATACGTACACCCACGAGTGGGGCGACCGCGTTCGCACCGTCTACGACGAACACGTGTACGATATTTGCTAG